A region from the Lolium perenne isolate Kyuss_39 chromosome 4, Kyuss_2.0, whole genome shotgun sequence genome encodes:
- the LOC127296685 gene encoding uncharacterized protein: MAVPGGRNGLVDDDDLAEHADAFDAASDDEEAPLPPHLRALADAAQTGNVDALRTALGNYVGSIDDPVEDGDTVLHLSCLYGHLPCVQLLLQRGASLECKDEEGAIPLHDACAGGFTEIVQCILSFAANTEGCVMRMLNTVDAEGDTPLHHAARGEHMDTVKILLEAGACPKKENSYGQAPAEMADQDTEVRALLTAKQVEASVHMSD; the protein is encoded by the exons ATGGCAGTCCCTGGCGGCCGCAACGGCCTCGTTGACGACGACGACCTCGCCGAACACGCCGACGCCTTCGACGCCGCCTCCGACGACGAGGAGGCGCCGCTGCCTCCCCACCTCCGCGCCCTCGCCGACGCCGCCCAGACAGGCAACGTCGACGCCCTCCGCACCGCGCTCG GTAACTATGTTGGCAGCattgatgatccagttgaagatgGGGATACTGTTCTTCACCTGTCATGCTTATATGGCCATCTACCTTGCGTGCAG CTACTGCTGCAACGAGGAGCAAGCTTGGAGTGCAAAGATGAAGAAGGGGCAATTCCCCTCCATGATGCTTGTGCTGGAG GCTTCACTGAGATAGTTCAGTGCATTCTGAGTTTTGCTGCAAATACTGAAGGCTGTGTGATGCGAATGCTCAACACCGTTGATGCTGAAGGCGATACT CCACTTCACCATGCTGCCAGAGGGGAACATATGGACACCGTCAAGATTTTGCTTGAGGCTGGCGCATGCCCCAAGAAGGAGAATTCCTATGGTCAGGCACCCGCCGAGATGGCCGATCAAGATACTGAAGTCCGAGCCCTGTTAACTGCCAAGCAAGTTGAGGCCAGCGTACACATGTCGGACTGA